The sequence CCGCGTGCGTGTTCAGCCCGCCACCGAGGTGGTTGGGATGGACGAGCCGCCCGCCACTGCAATGCGCAACAAGAAAGACTCGTCGATGCGCGTGGCGATCAATCTGCTCAAGTCCGGCGAAGCGCAGGCAGCCGTGTCGGCTGGCAATACCGGCGCCTTGATGGCGATCTCGCGCTTTGTGCTCAAGACGCTGCCCGGCGTCGATCGACCGGCGATTGCCTCGATCCTGCCGTCGATGCGTGGTCGCACCTATGTGCTTGACCTGGGTGCCAACGTCGATTGCACGGCCGAGCATCTGTTGCAGTTCGGTATCATGGGCGCCAGCCTGGTGGCTGCGGTCGAGCACATCGACCGCCCGACCGTCGGGCTGCTCAATATCGGCGAAGAAGAAATCAAGGGTAACGAGGTCGTCAAGCGTGCCGCCGAGTTGCTGCGGGGCAGTGGCCTGAATTTCTTCGGTAACGTCGAGGGTAACGATATTTACAAAGGCACCACGAACGTCGTGGTGTGCGATGGTTTTGTCGGCAATGTGGCGCTGAAGGCCTCCGAGGGATTGGCCCAGATGATGGGCACCTTCCTGCGTGAAGAATTCAGCCGCAATGTGCTGACCAAGGCGATGGCGCTGCTGGCCACGCCGGTGTTGAAGCGTTTCAAGGGGCGGGTGGATCATCGTCGCTACAATGGCGCGGCCCTGGTGGGCTTGCGCGGCGTGGTGGTCAAGAGTCATGGCTCGGCCGATGCCTATGCCTTCGAGCAGGCGATTGCGCGTGCGGCAGAGGCCGCCGGGAACCGTTTGCTGGAGCGTATTACCGAGCGGATGGGTGTGCGGGAGAATGCTGAATGATTTATGCGCGAATCGCAGGGACCGGAAGCTGTCTGCCGGGTGAGCCGGTCAGCAATGATGATCTGGTCGCACGCGGTATCGATACGTCGGACGAATGGATCGCCACGCGCACCGGGATTCGCGCCCGGCACTTTGCGGCCGAGGGCCAGAGCTCGAGCGACCTGGCGCAGATCGCCTCCCGTCGCGCCATCGAGGCCGCGGGCGTGCAGGCTGAAGACATCGATCTGATCATCGTTGCCACCTCGACCCCCGACTACATCTTCCCGAGCACGGCGGCACTCTTGCAGGCTCGCCTCGGGATTCGCAACGACAGCCCGGCCTTTGACGTGCAGGCGGTGTGCAGCGGTTTTGTCTACGCGCTGACTGTTGCCGAGAAGTTCATCCGCTCCGGCAGTCACCAGCGGGCGCTGGTGGTGGGCGCCGAAGTTTTCTCGCGCATTCTCGACTGGAATGACCGCGGCACCTGCGTGTTGTTCGGTGACGGCGCCGGCGCCATCGTGCTCGAGGCGGCGGAGCAGCCGG comes from Denitromonas sp. and encodes:
- a CDS encoding beta-ketoacyl-ACP synthase III, translating into MIYARIAGTGSCLPGEPVSNDDLVARGIDTSDEWIATRTGIRARHFAAEGQSSSDLAQIASRRAIEAAGVQAEDIDLIIVATSTPDYIFPSTAALLQARLGIRNDSPAFDVQAVCSGFVYALTVAEKFIRSGSHQRALVVGAEVFSRILDWNDRGTCVLFGDGAGAIVLEAAEQPGILATALHADGAHNQILCVPGTVASGKVLGDPFLRMDGQAVFKFAVKVLGDVAQEVLEAAGVGVDGVDWLIPHQANVRIIQSTAKRLGLPLERVVSTVAAHGNTSAASIPLALDTAIRDGRVQRGQRLVLEGVGGGFTWGAALVQY
- the plsX gene encoding phosphate acyltransferase PlsX, which encodes MNVTIAVDCMGGDHGPSVTVPAVCDFLKRSAGTKIVLVGRPEAIEPFLAAIPAAIRARVRVQPATEVVGMDEPPATAMRNKKDSSMRVAINLLKSGEAQAAVSAGNTGALMAISRFVLKTLPGVDRPAIASILPSMRGRTYVLDLGANVDCTAEHLLQFGIMGASLVAAVEHIDRPTVGLLNIGEEEIKGNEVVKRAAELLRGSGLNFFGNVEGNDIYKGTTNVVVCDGFVGNVALKASEGLAQMMGTFLREEFSRNVLTKAMALLATPVLKRFKGRVDHRRYNGAALVGLRGVVVKSHGSADAYAFEQAIARAAEAAGNRLLERITERMGVRENAE